The following proteins are co-located in the Pseudomonadota bacterium genome:
- the trxA gene encoding thioredoxin codes for MSNVAMVNTQSFSSEVLDAKVPVMVDFYAEWCGPCKMMAPVIDKVAESMTGKMKVMKLDTDHSPEIANKYQIMGVPTIIIFKDGQPVAKNVGYMNEQAMGSFVKTHVG; via the coding sequence ATGTCGAACGTTGCGATGGTGAACACCCAGTCCTTCTCGAGCGAGGTGCTCGACGCAAAGGTGCCGGTGATGGTCGACTTCTACGCTGAGTGGTGCGGGCCGTGCAAGATGATGGCCCCCGTGATCGACAAGGTCGCTGAGTCGATGACGGGCAAGATGAAGGTCATGAAGCTCGACACCGACCACAGCCCGGAGATCGCCAACAAGTACCAGATCATGGGCGTTCCCACGATCATCATCTTCAAGGACGGCCAGCCCGTTGCGAAGAACGTGGGCTACATGAACGAGCAGGCGATGGGGTCTTTCGTCAAGACGCACGTCGGCTGA
- a CDS encoding radical SAM protein, whose protein sequence is MKPKTLLVKYNEDTNIRPIPDQAEKTLQVYPALGIMYIAAVLRQDGFPVEILDAHVFDLYGADFQKAVQDAKPDIIGFTSTTVGWPNVVHAAKLAREACPNALIIGGGPQMQIYPKESLSFPWLDMAVTGDGEETILEIVRRYDGGDSLDDILGTCVRVDGEVRLNPPRQWSRKLDDIPFPAVDLTPWDKYHALTIEKPFFNMITTRGCPYKCAYCSQVYAGDTIRYRSPENVVEEMEIYVKKYNAREIIMFDETFTVKKSRVLKICELIKERKLKFGFDVRTRVDCVDADMLDALREAGCKRIHFGIESGSPRILKLMNKGITVEKIRDTVNLAKKKGFSTRGFFMIGYLDEDMETYKETVRLSQELPLDWASYSITTPLPHTGLYREAMKRGYVDGDYWQDYTLLKKGRESFPHIITEHWDEKKLQTMLKKAYKDFYLRPSYVWRRISSVRSWNDVKDLVGGAKVLMMLQH, encoded by the coding sequence ATGAAGCCGAAGACACTTCTCGTAAAGTACAACGAGGACACAAACATCCGGCCGATCCCTGATCAGGCCGAGAAGACGCTCCAGGTCTATCCGGCCCTGGGCATCATGTACATTGCCGCCGTTCTGCGGCAAGACGGGTTTCCGGTCGAGATTCTCGACGCCCACGTCTTTGATCTGTACGGTGCCGATTTCCAGAAGGCCGTGCAAGACGCCAAGCCGGATATCATCGGCTTCACGTCGACCACCGTGGGCTGGCCCAACGTGGTGCACGCCGCCAAGCTGGCGCGTGAGGCGTGCCCGAACGCGCTCATCATCGGGGGCGGTCCCCAGATGCAGATCTACCCCAAGGAGAGCCTGTCGTTCCCCTGGCTCGACATGGCGGTGACGGGCGACGGTGAAGAGACCATTCTCGAGATCGTGCGCCGCTACGACGGCGGAGACTCGCTCGACGACATCCTTGGCACGTGCGTGCGCGTCGACGGCGAGGTGCGCCTCAACCCACCGCGGCAGTGGTCGCGCAAGCTCGACGACATCCCGTTCCCGGCGGTCGACCTGACCCCGTGGGACAAGTACCACGCCCTCACCATCGAGAAGCCGTTCTTCAACATGATCACCACGCGCGGCTGCCCGTACAAGTGCGCGTACTGCTCGCAGGTGTACGCGGGTGACACCATTCGCTACCGATCACCCGAGAACGTAGTCGAAGAGATGGAGATCTACGTCAAGAAGTACAATGCGCGCGAGATCATCATGTTCGATGAGACCTTCACGGTGAAGAAGTCGCGCGTGCTCAAGATCTGTGAGCTCATCAAGGAGCGCAAGCTGAAGTTCGGCTTCGATGTGCGCACCCGCGTCGATTGCGTCGACGCCGACATGCTCGACGCCCTGCGCGAGGCCGGCTGCAAGCGCATCCACTTCGGCATCGAATCCGGCTCGCCGCGCATCCTCAAGCTCATGAACAAGGGCATCACGGTCGAGAAGATCCGTGACACCGTGAACCTGGCGAAGAAGAAGGGCTTCTCGACCCGCGGCTTCTTCATGATCGGGTACCTCGACGAGGACATGGAGACCTACAAGGAGACCGTGCGCCTCTCGCAGGAGCTGCCGCTCGACTGGGCCTCGTACTCCATCACCACGCCACTGCCCCACACCGGGCTCTACCGCGAGGCGATGAAGCGCGGCTACGTCGACGGCGATTACTGGCAAGACTACACCCTGCTCAAGAAGGGGCGCGAGAGCTTTCCCCACATCATCACCGAGCACTGGGACGAGAAGAAGCTGCAGACGATGCTCAAGAAGGCCTACAAGGACTTCTACCTGCGCCCGAGCTACGTGTGGCGTCGCATCTCGTCGGTTCGCAGCTGGAACGACGTGAAGGACCTTGTGGGCGGCGCCAAGGTGCTGATGATGCTCCAGCACTGA